The following are encoded in a window of Tissierellales bacterium genomic DNA:
- a CDS encoding DUF1573 domain-containing protein, protein MVKDAINIDEFNICDDFQKKVSEVLIRHKSILDVITKLEEYNSRINRAIVKSVTSCGCLSISATKQSYNKETLEEVRDHMSDHLEGNLCEVCEEMIEEEIGAYLFYLAALCNTIDVNLTDVLLREYSNLKTLGIYSIK, encoded by the coding sequence ATGGTTAAAGATGCAATAAACATAGATGAATTTAATATTTGCGATGATTTTCAAAAGAAAGTTTCAGAAGTCCTTATAAGACATAAAAGTATTTTAGATGTCATTACAAAGCTAGAAGAATATAACTCTAGAATAAATAGGGCTATAGTAAAATCTGTAACCTCATGTGGATGTCTCTCAATTTCTGCTACTAAACAAAGTTATAATAAAGAAACTTTAGAAGAGGTAAGAGATCATATGAGCGATCATTTGGAAGGCAATTTATGTGAGGTCTGCGAAGAAATGATAGAAGAAGAAATAGGCGCTTATTTATTTTATCTTGCCGCTTTATGTAATACAATAGATGTAAATTTAACAGATGTATTGCTAAGAGAGTATAGTAATTTAAAAACTTTAGGTATATATAGTATAAAATAG
- the radA gene encoding DNA repair protein RadA produces the protein MAKVKTVFVCQSCGYETYKWAGKCPDCNEWNTFQEEIKDRQKSKPISRFVESKVEKLADVKIDNEDRTYTGSQELDRVLGGGIVKGSLVLVGGEPGIGKSTLLIQVANKLGNKNLKVLYIAGEESPKQIKLRAERLKLKTDNLYILPETNWDIIKEGLDKVSPDILIVDSIQTVYTPTITSTPGSMSQVREVTHILMNIAKEQGIATFIVGHVTKKGSIAGPKILEHMVDTVLYLEGEKFHSYRVLRAVKNRFGSTNEIGMFEMGEMGLVEVEDPSLFLLSGRPELASGSVVVPTIEGTRPMLVEIQSLISPTIFGMPRRATMGIDYNRVILMIAVLEKKVGYQLQNSDAYVNIVGGLQSKEPAMDLGIISSIASSFRDTPIRSDIIVMGEVGLTGEVRTVSFVEKRLKEAAKLGFKIAIIPNTNKKDLKNENQLNIKVIGINNVGEALEIILGG, from the coding sequence GTGGCTAAAGTAAAAACTGTATTTGTCTGTCAAAGTTGTGGTTATGAAACCTATAAATGGGCAGGAAAATGTCCAGATTGTAATGAATGGAATACTTTTCAAGAAGAAATTAAGGATAGGCAAAAATCAAAGCCCATTAGTAGATTTGTTGAAAGCAAAGTAGAAAAACTTGCAGATGTTAAAATAGATAATGAGGATAGGACTTATACAGGAAGTCAAGAATTAGATAGAGTACTTGGCGGAGGAATAGTAAAAGGTTCTCTAGTACTGGTTGGAGGAGAGCCAGGAATAGGAAAGTCTACACTACTTATACAAGTAGCAAATAAACTAGGAAATAAAAATCTAAAAGTTTTATATATAGCAGGAGAAGAGTCTCCAAAGCAAATAAAGTTAAGGGCTGAAAGATTAAAATTAAAAACTGATAATTTATATATTTTACCAGAAACAAATTGGGATATAATAAAGGAAGGATTAGATAAAGTTTCTCCAGATATATTAATAGTGGATTCTATTCAAACTGTTTATACGCCAACTATAACTTCTACCCCTGGAAGTATGAGTCAAGTAAGGGAAGTAACTCATATTTTGATGAATATAGCAAAAGAACAAGGCATAGCCACATTTATTGTAGGCCATGTAACTAAAAAAGGTTCAATTGCTGGTCCTAAAATATTGGAACATATGGTAGATACGGTTTTATATTTGGAAGGGGAAAAGTTTCATAGTTATAGGGTACTTAGGGCTGTAAAGAATAGATTTGGTTCTACTAACGAAATAGGTATGTTTGAAATGGGTGAAATGGGATTAGTAGAAGTAGAGGATCCATCTTTATTTTTACTTTCTGGAAGACCAGAACTTGCTTCTGGTAGCGTAGTAGTACCTACTATAGAAGGTACTAGGCCTATGTTGGTAGAAATTCAATCTTTAATAAGTCCAACTATATTTGGTATGCCTAGGCGGGCAACTATGGGGATAGATTATAATAGAGTTATTCTTATGATAGCAGTTCTTGAAAAGAAAGTTGGATACCAGCTTCAGAATAGTGATGCTTATGTAAATATAGTTGGTGGATTACAATCTAAGGAGCCGGCTATGGATTTAGGAATTATATCTTCTATTGCCTCAAGTTTCAGAGATACTCCTATAAGATCGGATATTATAGTAATGGGAGAGGTTGGGTTAACAGGAGAGGTAAGGACTGTTAGTTTTGTTGAAAAGAGGTTGAAGGAAGCAGCAAAACTAGGTTTTAAGATTGCTATAATTCCTAATACAAATAAAAAAGATTTAAAGAATGAAAATCAGCTTAACATTAAAGTTATTGGAATAAATAATGTAGGCGAAGCATTAGAGATAATATTGGGAGGATAG
- a CDS encoding PIN/TRAM domain-containing protein: protein MVDKIAKGVITIIGVLIGYGISIGLKALPFLKLSNKGILNIGFSIGVSILFGIIFYSLSHKFIKGGKKAISFLEVELQKIPLSNIVVGSIGLIIGLVIAYLLSQPFYNLKVPYLGVVVSIILYLILGYLGATVPTRKGEDIANTVGGFFRRDTATKEVLRSDCKFCPKILDTSVIIDGRIADICKTEFIEGPLVIPQFVLEELQHIADSSDSLKRNRGRRGLDILNKIQKELDVEVIIYEKDFEDIQEVDSKLLKLAQKMNGKVLTNDYNLNKVAEVQGIDVLNINELANAVKPVVIPGEEMTVQVIRDGKEAGQGLAYLDDGTMIVVEGGKKHIGDTIGVLVTSVLQTSAGRMIFAKPKSAVDKAV, encoded by the coding sequence ATGGTTGATAAAATTGCAAAAGGAGTAATTACAATTATAGGAGTTTTAATTGGCTATGGAATATCCATAGGTTTAAAAGCATTACCCTTTTTAAAATTAAGTAATAAAGGAATTTTAAATATAGGGTTTAGTATCGGCGTTAGTATTTTATTTGGAATTATATTTTATTCTTTATCCCATAAGTTTATAAAAGGTGGCAAAAAGGCAATATCTTTTTTAGAAGTAGAACTACAGAAAATTCCATTATCTAATATTGTAGTAGGTTCTATTGGACTAATAATAGGTCTAGTTATTGCTTATTTACTAAGCCAACCATTTTATAATTTGAAAGTGCCCTATTTAGGGGTTGTTGTATCTATTATATTATACTTAATACTTGGATATTTAGGTGCTACTGTTCCAACTAGAAAGGGAGAAGATATTGCTAATACAGTTGGAGGATTTTTTAGAAGGGATACAGCAACTAAGGAGGTTTTAAGGTCAGATTGTAAATTTTGTCCTAAAATTTTGGATACTAGCGTAATAATTGATGGAAGGATTGCAGATATATGTAAAACGGAATTTATTGAAGGACCTTTAGTTATACCTCAATTTGTACTAGAAGAACTTCAACACATTGCCGATTCATCAGATTCTTTGAAAAGAAATAGAGGTAGAAGAGGTTTGGATATATTAAATAAGATACAAAAGGAATTAGATGTAGAAGTTATTATTTATGAAAAAGATTTTGAAGATATACAAGAAGTAGATTCGAAACTTTTAAAATTGGCTCAGAAAATGAATGGTAAGGTTTTAACAAATGATTATAATTTAAATAAAGTAGCGGAAGTACAAGGCATAGATGTTTTAAATATAAATGAATTAGCTAATGCTGTTAAGCCAGTAGTTATTCCTGGAGAAGAAATGACTGTTCAGGTAATAAGGGATGGAAAAGAGGCAGGTCAAGGTTTGGCATATTTAGATGATGGTACTATGATAGTTGTAGAAGGTGGAAAAAAACATATAGGTGATACTATTGGGGTGCTAGTTACAAGTGTACTTCAAACCTCTGCAGGAAGAATGATATTTGCAAAACCGAAATCTGCAGTAGATAAAGCTGTTTAG
- a CDS encoding CarD family transcriptional regulator — protein MFDIGDKIVYPMHGAGVIIAVEEKEILGDKKKYYVMKMPIGEMRVMVPVDNVEEIGIREIITNEEMNQVFNILRGEQSKMPQNWNRRYRMNMEKIKSGDIHEIATVVRNLMIRDDVKGLSTGERKMLNNAKQMLVSEIVLVLDVEQESAENLIDESIKFEVAE, from the coding sequence ATGTTTGATATAGGAGATAAGATTGTTTATCCAATGCATGGGGCCGGTGTAATTATAGCGGTAGAGGAAAAAGAAATTCTAGGGGATAAGAAAAAATACTATGTTATGAAGATGCCAATAGGTGAGATGAGAGTTATGGTGCCAGTAGACAATGTTGAAGAGATAGGTATTAGAGAAATCATTACAAATGAGGAAATGAATCAAGTTTTCAATATTTTAAGAGGAGAACAAAGTAAAATGCCTCAAAATTGGAATAGGCGTTATAGAATGAATATGGAAAAAATAAAAAGTGGAGATATACATGAAATAGCAACAGTAGTTAGAAATTTAATGATTAGAGATGATGTAAAAGGTTTATCAACTGGGGAAAGAAAAATGTTAAATAATGCAAAACAGATGCTAGTAAGTGAAATTGTATTGGTGCTTGATGTAGAACAAGAAAGTGCGGAGAATCTTATTGATGAATCAATAAAATTTGAGGTTGCTGAATAG
- a CDS encoding proline--tRNA ligase, with protein MRMSNLYMPTLREVPSEAEISSHQLLLRSGMMRKLVSGVYSYLPLGYRVIKKIEDVVRGEMDKAGSQEMLMSAIQPKELWEASGRWDDFGPEMFKLKDRHEREFCLGPTHEEYFTNLIKDEIRSYKQLPLNLYQIQTKYRDEKRPRFGLIRSREFIMKDAYSFDTDEENMKVSYENMWEAYEKVFDRLNLKYKVVEGDSGTMGGNESHEFMTMSEVGESLVAYCDSCDYAATDEKVKVVYRQKIDGEDELEKEKVHTPNIKTIEDLARFMDVEEYKLAKAVVYKVQDEPIIALIPGDRELNETKLCNHLGVAEHELVIADDETIERITRAKSGFTGPVDLKEDVKLLVDSRVTKMKNFVVGGNETDYHIKNVNYNRDFIGEVVEDLIDIQKGDLCPKCGEVLSLDRGIEVGNIFQLGKKYSEGIGATYLDENGKDKHFYMGSYGIGVSRAMSAIVEQNHDKYGIIWPLIVAPYHVIVTIINVKNEEQKKLGEEIYKELEDLGVEVLLDDRNERAGVKFNDRDLIGIPIRVTVGKKAKENVVEYSLRKEGENMDIEVKEIKDRVLKELKNIR; from the coding sequence ATGAGAATGTCGAATTTATATATGCCTACTTTAAGAGAAGTACCATCAGAAGCAGAAATTTCTAGCCATCAATTATTATTAAGGTCAGGCATGATGAGAAAATTAGTGTCAGGAGTGTATTCTTACCTACCTCTTGGTTATCGTGTTATAAAAAAGATAGAAGATGTAGTTAGAGGGGAAATGGATAAAGCAGGATCACAAGAAATGTTAATGTCTGCAATTCAACCTAAAGAATTATGGGAAGCTAGTGGAAGATGGGATGATTTTGGGCCAGAAATGTTTAAGTTAAAAGATAGACATGAAAGAGAATTTTGTTTAGGGCCAACTCATGAAGAGTATTTTACAAACCTTATAAAAGACGAAATAAGATCATATAAACAATTGCCTTTAAATTTATATCAAATTCAAACTAAGTATAGGGATGAAAAAAGGCCTAGGTTTGGGTTAATTAGAAGTAGAGAATTTATTATGAAAGATGCTTATAGTTTCGATACTGATGAAGAAAATATGAAAGTTTCCTATGAAAATATGTGGGAAGCCTATGAAAAAGTATTTGATAGACTAAATCTTAAATACAAAGTGGTAGAAGGTGATTCAGGTACAATGGGAGGAAATGAATCCCATGAATTCATGACCATGTCAGAAGTAGGGGAAAGCTTAGTTGCCTATTGTGATTCTTGTGATTATGCTGCTACAGATGAAAAGGTGAAAGTAGTATATAGGCAAAAGATAGATGGAGAAGATGAATTAGAAAAAGAAAAAGTACACACTCCAAATATTAAAACTATAGAAGATTTGGCTAGATTTATGGATGTCGAGGAGTATAAACTTGCAAAGGCTGTAGTTTACAAAGTTCAGGATGAGCCTATTATTGCTTTAATACCAGGAGATAGGGAATTAAATGAAACTAAATTGTGTAATCATTTAGGGGTTGCAGAACATGAACTAGTAATAGCAGATGATGAAACTATAGAAAGAATAACAAGAGCTAAATCAGGATTTACTGGACCTGTGGATTTAAAAGAAGATGTAAAACTTTTAGTAGATTCTAGGGTAACAAAAATGAAAAACTTTGTCGTAGGCGGAAATGAAACAGACTATCATATTAAAAATGTAAATTATAATAGGGATTTTATCGGGGAAGTAGTAGAAGATTTAATAGATATACAAAAAGGTGATTTATGCCCTAAATGTGGGGAAGTTCTTTCTTTAGATAGAGGTATTGAAGTGGGAAATATATTTCAACTTGGGAAAAAATATAGTGAAGGTATAGGAGCTACTTATCTAGATGAAAATGGAAAAGATAAGCATTTTTATATGGGCTCTTATGGTATAGGGGTTTCTAGAGCCATGTCTGCAATAGTTGAACAAAACCATGATAAATATGGTATAATATGGCCATTGATAGTTGCACCATACCATGTAATTGTAACTATTATTAATGTAAAAAATGAAGAGCAAAAGAAATTAGGAGAAGAAATATATAAGGAACTTGAAGATTTAGGGGTAGAAGTTCTTTTAGATGATAGAAATGAAAGGGCAGGAGTTAAGTTTAATGATAGAGATTTAATAGGAATACCTATAAGAGTTACTGTTGGTAAAAAGGCAAAGGAAAATGTAGTGGAGTACTCCTTAAGGAAAGAAGGAGAAAATATGGATATTGAAGTAAAGGAAATTAAGGATAGAGTTCTAAAAGAATTGAAAAATATAAGATAA
- a CDS encoding DUF1002 domain-containing protein: protein MLRRITSSLLIVVLLLSSVIVFADSITNEVVVSIGKNLTQAQRQEVLNHFGVDENTRIVEVTNQEEREYLGKHIDESLLGTKALSCAYVEKLDEGQGITVQTNNISWVTEDMYRNALITAGVKDANVKVTSPINVSGTAALTGIIKAFEGITGEVVTEEEKEVASEEIAKTAMLGDEIGNENATELINNVKAYVVANNIKDEKGIRETIEDMAQESGIKLTDKQIEEILSLMKHISELDLNLDDIKTQLKDISGKLDNIIGQSEEAKSFISKIFDAIADFFKGLFD, encoded by the coding sequence ATGTTGAGGCGAATAACATCTAGTCTATTGATTGTAGTTCTATTGCTTTCTTCTGTTATAGTGTTTGCTGATAGTATAACAAATGAAGTTGTAGTAAGTATTGGAAAAAATTTAACGCAAGCTCAAAGACAAGAAGTGCTTAATCACTTTGGTGTAGATGAAAATACTAGGATAGTAGAAGTTACTAATCAAGAAGAAAGAGAATATCTTGGAAAACATATAGATGAAAGCTTATTAGGTACTAAAGCTTTATCTTGCGCCTATGTGGAAAAACTCGATGAAGGCCAAGGAATTACAGTACAAACTAATAATATTTCTTGGGTTACAGAAGATATGTACAGAAATGCACTTATAACAGCTGGTGTTAAAGATGCAAATGTAAAAGTTACAAGTCCTATAAATGTTTCTGGAACTGCAGCATTAACAGGTATAATAAAGGCCTTTGAGGGTATAACTGGAGAAGTAGTAACAGAAGAAGAAAAGGAAGTAGCTAGTGAAGAAATTGCTAAAACTGCCATGCTAGGTGATGAAATTGGTAATGAAAATGCTACAGAACTTATTAACAATGTAAAGGCTTATGTAGTTGCTAATAATATTAAAGATGAAAAAGGAATTAGGGAAACAATAGAAGATATGGCCCAAGAATCTGGTATTAAGCTAACTGACAAGCAAATAGAAGAAATATTATCATTAATGAAGCATATTTCTGAATTAGATTTAAATTTAGATGATATAAAAACCCAATTAAAGGACATTTCTGGAAAGTTAGATAATATTATTGGACAGAGTGAAGAAGCGAAATCATTTATAAGTAAAATATTTGATGCCATAGCAGATTTTTTTAAAGGATTATTTGATTAA
- the ispD gene encoding 2-C-methyl-D-erythritol 4-phosphate cytidylyltransferase yields the protein MLDKKFVSVIIAAAGMSNRMGSKINKQFISIDNKPILAHTIEKFEACNYVDEIIVVAKDEEIEYCKREIVKKYGFNKVSKVVRGGKTRQDSAYNGLLALDEKADIVLIHDGARPFVKNENIVDGIKGVLKYDACVIGVPVKDTIKVVDSDNDVDKTPNRDKIWAAQTPQCFKHTIIMEAYEKAIKDGFVGTDDSMLVERAGYEVKMVMGSYENIKITTPEDLIVAESLLKDKDYFFRQRKYIFQTR from the coding sequence ATGTTGGATAAAAAATTCGTTTCAGTAATAATAGCTGCGGCAGGAATGAGTAATAGAATGGGAAGTAAAATAAATAAACAATTTATTTCAATAGATAATAAACCTATTTTAGCTCATACTATAGAAAAATTTGAAGCTTGTAATTATGTAGATGAAATTATTGTTGTAGCTAAGGATGAGGAAATAGAATATTGCAAAAGAGAAATAGTGAAAAAATATGGTTTCAATAAAGTTTCTAAGGTAGTTAGAGGTGGCAAAACCAGGCAAGATTCAGCATATAATGGATTATTAGCTTTAGATGAAAAAGCAGATATAGTACTAATTCATGATGGAGCGAGACCTTTTGTAAAAAATGAAAATATAGTAGATGGTATAAAAGGAGTATTAAAATATGATGCTTGTGTCATAGGTGTTCCTGTAAAAGATACTATAAAAGTAGTAGATTCTGATAATGATGTAGATAAAACACCAAATCGAGATAAAATTTGGGCAGCTCAAACTCCTCAATGTTTCAAGCATACTATTATTATGGAAGCTTATGAAAAGGCAATAAAAGACGGATTTGTCGGAACAGATGATAGTATGTTAGTAGAAAGAGCTGGATATGAGGTAAAAATGGTAATGGGTAGTTATGAAAATATAAAAATTACTACTCCTGAAGATTTAATTGTGGCAGAATCTCTTTTAAAGGATAAAGATTATTTCTTTAGACAAAGAAAATATATTTTTCAAACTAGATAG
- a CDS encoding ATP-binding cassette domain-containing protein has translation MIEAIELTKKFKEITAVNNISFKVEEGVVFGLLGENGAGKTTTLRMLATMLKPTNGTAVINGYDIVEDSAEVREEIGILFGGETGLYDRLTARENIEYFGLLNGMDKREIDSGIELLSKTLDMGEYMDKKTGKFSKGMKQKVSLARSIIHNPSIMFFDEPTSGLDVTAVRIVHQFIKELKAKGKTIIFSSHSMNEVEKLCDEVGIINKGELVEVSSLENLKDKYEEDNLEEIFVSLVGGNNE, from the coding sequence ATGATAGAAGCAATTGAATTAACAAAAAAATTTAAAGAGATTACTGCAGTAAATAATATATCCTTTAAAGTGGAAGAGGGAGTAGTTTTCGGCTTATTAGGTGAAAATGGCGCTGGTAAGACTACAACCCTTAGGATGTTAGCTACAATGCTTAAGCCTACTAATGGTACAGCAGTAATTAATGGATATGATATAGTAGAAGATTCGGCAGAGGTTAGAGAAGAAATTGGAATACTTTTCGGTGGAGAAACTGGCCTTTATGATAGATTAACAGCAAGAGAAAATATTGAATATTTCGGTTTGTTAAATGGTATGGACAAAAGAGAAATTGACTCTGGTATAGAATTACTTTCAAAAACATTAGATATGGGAGAGTATATGGATAAAAAGACTGGAAAATTTTCTAAGGGTATGAAACAGAAAGTTTCTTTAGCAAGGAGTATTATTCACAATCCAAGTATAATGTTTTTTGATGAACCTACATCGGGATTAGATGTAACAGCCGTAAGGATAGTACACCAGTTTATAAAGGAACTAAAGGCTAAAGGTAAGACGATTATTTTTTCAAGTCATTCTATGAATGAAGTGGAAAAATTATGTGATGAAGTAGGAATTATAAATAAAGGTGAATTAGTAGAAGTTTCGAGTTTAGAAAATTTAAAAGACAAATATGAAGAAGATAATTTAGAAGAAATATTCGTGTCCTTGGTAGGTGGTAATAATGAATAG
- a CDS encoding ABC transporter permease encodes MNRYTWIVFKKEIMDTFRDKKTIISSIIIPIIIFPLIAFFMGLGSSDLMKESTEPVDIGLIYETENSLTEYLSNSEEINIKEVEDIDKALDKLDVKAIVKVDDKIDEKLEKGEKPEVEIIYDDTSQKSNIAFSRISEIISSYSQVIVANRLDKAGIDPEVLNPIAIEGTSVSKEGGEGLMMFAMMLPFMLTIWSAAGGIAAATDLGAGEKERQTLEPLLTTKASRTSILMGKYFTVVVAGVIGTIASLIGFLIASKISPDFMGEGAALPFKSAIVITFVCLQLAFTFASIELSISFYARNFKEAQTYLGPLTIVLMVPAYFTMFTDGRSVPEHYFHIPVMSTIGVIKEVIVSVFNYKHILTTSLWNLTYIVLFLFITVKMFEKEEVVFRN; translated from the coding sequence ATGAATAGATATACTTGGATAGTTTTTAAAAAAGAAATAATGGATACTTTTAGAGACAAAAAAACCATTATTTCTAGTATAATAATTCCTATTATTATATTTCCTTTAATAGCCTTTTTCATGGGATTAGGTAGTTCAGATTTAATGAAAGAAAGCACTGAACCAGTAGATATTGGATTAATATATGAAACGGAAAATAGCTTAACTGAATATCTTAGTAATAGTGAAGAAATTAATATAAAAGAAGTAGAAGATATAGACAAGGCTTTAGATAAACTAGATGTAAAGGCTATAGTAAAAGTTGATGATAAAATAGATGAAAAATTAGAAAAAGGAGAAAAGCCTGAAGTAGAAATAATATATGATGATACTAGTCAAAAATCTAATATAGCATTTTCAAGGATATCAGAAATTATTTCTAGTTATTCACAGGTTATTGTTGCAAATAGATTAGATAAAGCAGGCATCGATCCCGAGGTTCTTAATCCTATAGCAATCGAAGGTACCAGTGTTTCTAAAGAAGGTGGAGAAGGGCTTATGATGTTTGCTATGATGCTACCTTTTATGCTAACTATTTGGTCGGCAGCTGGTGGAATTGCAGCGGCAACAGATTTAGGAGCTGGGGAAAAGGAAAGGCAGACCTTAGAGCCACTTTTAACTACTAAAGCTAGTAGAACATCAATCCTTATGGGTAAATACTTTACTGTAGTTGTAGCAGGGGTTATAGGTACAATAGCATCTCTAATAGGCTTTCTAATAGCGTCTAAAATAAGTCCAGACTTTATGGGAGAAGGGGCAGCATTACCTTTTAAATCTGCTATTGTAATAACTTTTGTATGTTTACAGCTAGCTTTTACTTTTGCTAGTATAGAGTTATCGATAAGCTTCTATGCAAGGAACTTTAAAGAGGCACAAACTTATTTAGGCCCTTTAACTATAGTTCTTATGGTACCAGCTTATTTTACTATGTTCACTGATGGCAGATCAGTACCAGAGCATTATTTTCATATACCAGTAATGAGTACTATTGGTGTAATTAAAGAGGTAATTGTGTCTGTATTTAACTATAAACATATTTTAACAACTAGTTTATGGAATTTAACATATATAGTTCTGTTTTTGTTTATTACTGTAAAAATGTTTGAGAAGGAAGAAGTTGTTTTTAGAAATTAA
- the disA gene encoding DNA integrity scanning diadenylate cyclase DisA — MEGMAKKNKIYGSLEIVAPGTRLRIGLENIVRAKTGALIVIGDEKEVLDIVDGGFNINSEYTPSYIYELAKMDGAIILSSDCKKILYANAQLIPNQNISSKETGTRHRTAERVAKQCETLVIAISQRRNVITLYKGEDKYILKESSEILNKANQAIQTLEKYKTVLDQAMNNLTALEFENLVTVYDVSRVIQRLEMVSRVAFEIERYILELGNEGRLISMQLNELMSGVDEDGYNVVKDYSIREEKYTEVRKEISNFSSNALLSLENIGSVLGYSNGLASLDTSVYPKGYRILSKIPRLPLAVLENVIKMFGSFQEILKASVSDLDLVDGIGKVRARTIKEGIRRCQEQAMIDRTLI; from the coding sequence ATGGAAGGTATGGCTAAAAAGAATAAAATATATGGTTCATTAGAAATAGTAGCACCAGGAACCCGGTTAAGGATAGGGTTAGAAAATATAGTTCGTGCTAAAACTGGTGCATTAATCGTAATAGGAGATGAAAAAGAGGTATTGGATATAGTAGATGGTGGTTTTAATATAAATAGTGAATACACACCATCTTATATATATGAATTAGCAAAAATGGATGGAGCAATTATTTTAAGTAGTGATTGCAAAAAAATACTTTATGCTAATGCTCAATTAATTCCCAATCAAAATATTTCTTCCAAAGAAACAGGCACTCGACATAGGACGGCAGAAAGAGTTGCAAAACAATGTGAAACTTTAGTCATTGCCATATCTCAAAGAAGGAATGTTATTACTCTTTACAAAGGAGAAGATAAATATATTCTTAAAGAATCCAGTGAAATACTTAATAAAGCTAATCAAGCTATACAAACTTTAGAAAAATATAAAACTGTGTTAGACCAAGCTATGAATAATTTAACAGCTTTAGAATTTGAAAATTTAGTAACTGTTTATGATGTGTCAAGGGTGATACAAAGATTAGAAATGGTTTCTAGAGTGGCTTTTGAAATAGAAAGATATATTTTAGAATTAGGTAATGAAGGACGTCTTATTAGTATGCAATTAAATGAATTAATGAGTGGTGTAGATGAAGATGGATATAATGTGGTAAAAGATTATTCCATAAGGGAAGAAAAATATACAGAAGTAAGAAAGGAAATATCTAATTTTTCATCAAATGCATTATTGAGTTTAGAAAATATAGGAAGTGTTTTAGGCTATAGTAATGGATTAGCATCTTTAGATACTAGTGTATATCCAAAGGGTTATAGAATTTTAAGTAAAATACCTAGATTGCCTTTAGCAGTTTTAGAAAATGTTATAAAAATGTTTGGATCCTTCCAAGAGATTTTGAAAGCTTCAGTGTCAGATTTAGATTTAGTTGACGGCATAGGTAAAGTGAGAGCTAGAACTATAAAAGAAGGTATAAGAAGATGTCAAGAACAAGCTATGATAGATAGAACACTAATTTAA
- the ispF gene encoding 2-C-methyl-D-erythritol 2,4-cyclodiphosphate synthase has translation MRIGIGYDVHKMVEGRKLIIGGVDIPHEKGLLGHSDADVLVHAIMDSILGALALNDIGKHFPDTDMKYKDISSMVLLEKVYIIMEKKGYEIGNIDSVIAAQSPKLAPYILDMRKNIGKVLNTPIENINVKATTTEELGFVGKKEGISSYSVCLLKRIEE, from the coding sequence ATGAGAATAGGAATAGGCTATGATGTTCATAAAATGGTAGAAGGGAGAAAATTAATTATTGGAGGAGTGGACATTCCTCATGAAAAGGGGCTTTTAGGTCATTCAGATGCAGATGTTTTAGTACATGCTATAATGGATAGTATTTTAGGAGCATTAGCATTAAATGATATAGGCAAACACTTCCCTGATACAGATATGAAATATAAGGATATATCCAGTATGGTACTATTAGAGAAAGTATATATTATTATGGAGAAAAAAGGGTATGAAATTGGAAATATAGACAGTGTAATTGCGGCACAATCCCCTAAATTAGCACCTTATATATTGGACATGAGGAAAAACATTGGAAAGGTATTAAATACCCCTATAGAAAATATAAATGTTAAAGCGACTACAACAGAAGAACTTGGTTTTGTAGGGAAAAAAGAGGGTATATCTTCTTATAGCGTTTGTTTATTGAAAAGAATTGAAGAATAA